A DNA window from Hymenobacter volaticus contains the following coding sequences:
- a CDS encoding thiamine phosphate synthase has protein sequence MHISKLHFIAASAEQAEQACAGGVRWVQLRVKNTPAAAWEEVARATQQVCRHYGATLIINDNPALVRTIGADGVHLGKEDMPPAEARALLGAGPIIGGTANTFEDVQRLAVAGVDYIGMGPFRFTTTKQNLSPILGLEGYQAVLGQARAAGIRTPIIAIGGILIADVPALLAAGLHGVAVSGAIAHAAEPAAEAALFLEQLHPQAIRS, from the coding sequence ATGCATATCAGTAAACTACATTTTATTGCTGCCTCTGCTGAACAAGCAGAGCAAGCCTGCGCAGGCGGCGTCCGCTGGGTGCAGCTGCGCGTGAAAAACACGCCGGCTGCTGCGTGGGAAGAAGTAGCCCGCGCCACCCAGCAGGTCTGCCGGCACTACGGGGCCACGCTCATCATCAACGACAATCCGGCACTAGTGCGCACCATCGGCGCCGATGGCGTGCACCTTGGCAAAGAAGATATGCCGCCCGCCGAGGCCCGCGCCCTGCTTGGTGCTGGTCCTATTATTGGGGGGACGGCCAACACGTTCGAGGACGTGCAGCGACTCGCCGTTGCGGGCGTGGACTACATCGGCATGGGCCCGTTTCGCTTCACTACCACCAAGCAGAACTTAAGCCCAATTCTGGGTCTGGAGGGCTATCAGGCTGTCTTAGGTCAAGCGCGGGCAGCTGGTATACGCACTCCCATTATTGCCATTGGCGGCATCTTGATAGCCGATGTGCCCGCGCTTCTGGCAGCGGGCTTACACGGAGTGGCCGTATCGGGTGCTATTGCGCATGCCGCTGAGCCGGCAGCCGAGGCCGCCCTTTTCTTGGAACAGTTGCACCCGCAAGCTATTCGCTCATGA